Part of the Rhodohalobacter sp. 614A genome is shown below.
ATGTCCATGGCTCTTCATGCTGACCTTCAACTCTAACTGAAAGAACCTCTTTGTCGGGGTTATGTTTCATGTGAACATACGTTTCGTCCCAACTTTCAAAACTTGATACCCCCTGAATTGCCGGATGGTCTGGTAAAAGCCGTTTAGTTGAAAATGTACCCGTTCCATGAGCTTTAAAAGCACCACCAATCAAATTGATATAAGCATCAGATTCGGGAAACATTGCAGACGCCGAATGAATTGCTACAAGCCCTCCACCATTATTGACGAAATTCAAAAGTGCAGATTCCTGTTTTCCAGATAGCCCGGTTTGATTCCCGTAAAAAATTAATCCATCAAACTGATTAAGACGGTCCGGATTCAAATCTTCCATCCGATGAGTGTAATGAATGTAAATCCCACGACTTGCTAAATACGGGATAAGCTGCTGTGATCTTTCCATCGGTTGATGGTGCCCGTCGCCACCTAAAAACAAAATTTCTATCTTTGAAGCAACTTCAGAGGATTCTTGAAACGCAAGCCCTTGTTGAACTGTAGACAATAGAATGCATAACATTAGGAAAGGAAAAACTTTTTTTCTGACTGTGATGTTACATACTATCATATTTTTGACCAGTATTGAATTATAGATTGAGTTCATAAAACCATATTTAAACATCATCATCAAAAGATGATAATATTTTTGCGTTGATTTCATGACGTATTTTAGGAAACTAGTTATTGGTAAACCGAGCTTTAAAAAGAGTTATTTTTTTCTTTAAAGCATGATTGCACTCATTTTATTACTACCGAGTGTTTAAATACTGCTTCTTAATGTAGTAGGTAAATTTAAAGTGTGCAAATAACACTTTTAAAAAACTTTGTAAAAATTATAAAAAACCGCTTCTATTCCTATATAGGACATTAATTTTTTATTACTAACTCCTCAAAAGTCAGGTGCTATATGGTATCGGTTACTTAATAAATTCAAGAATGAAATGCTTTAAAATTCACTTTCGCAGATAAAACGTGATTTAATAATCAGATTTCTATTTCTGCAAAATCATAGAAACTTCTTCGATCAACATACCTTTACCATAACACAAAGTAGTTTTATTACTTTGCCTTCTGCACGCTTTCACTCTCCTCCACCAATAGCCACGGCTCTAAATAGTCTTTCTCGATATCCTCGATGAACCGTGACGGATTGGTAAAATAATCTCCATAGCGACTTTGAAAAAGCGCGGGATAGGTTATAAAAAGCTGTTCTTTGGCACGGGTGACGGCCACATACAAAAGCCGAATTTCTTCATCCATCTGTTCTTCATCTTCGATGGCGTAACCAGATGGCAAAATTCCATCCAGACATTGGATGAGAAATACGGTGTGCCACTCCAATCCTTTGGATGAGTGAATGGTACTGAGAATCAGCGGGGATTCATCTTTTTCAGTCGCTTCAGTATCAATGGCGGTGGCTTCAATCGGATCGAGGGCGATCTCTTCGATCATTTTTTCGAGTGATTTATACGTTCCGGAAATATCCACAAACGTCTCCAGATCTTTCATGCGTTTGGGATGATCATCAAACCGTTTCTTGCAGAATTTTTCGTAATAATCGACAACAGCCTGTAATTGTTCGGGTACAGAACCATCCAGTTTTTTGAGCTGTGAAAAGAGATCGCCCAACGCTTTCAATTGTTTTAGATAACGGTCGCTGATATTTGGTGCCTGATCCGGTCGATACGGATTCCCTCCTGTCTGAGCCCAGGAAAACAGATCTTCAGCCGTTTTCGGACCGATCCCATCAATCAGCATCAACACCCGGTTCCACGCAATGGTGTCTTTCGGATTGATCATCACCCGCAAATGTGCCAGCACGTCTTTAACATGAGCAGCTTCCGTGAATTTTTGTCCGCCATATTTGATGTATGGAATATTCTTTTTGTTGAGCATCACTTCCAGGTCAAACGAATCTCGTCCGTTTCGAAACAGGCAAGCGATGTCGTTCAGTTCATATCCTTGCTCCCGCAAATTCAGAATCATCTGTGTGATAAACCGGCTTTGATCATTCATATTTGCCGCTTTCACCAGTCCGGGCAGATCTCCCTCTTCGTTGATCGTATACAGTTCTTTTTCAAACTTCTCGCCGGCTTGTTTCAATACACGATTCGCCACATCCAAAATTCGCTGCGTAGAGCGATAATTCTCTTCCAGTTTGATGATTTTCGTATCCTCAAAAAGATCGGGATATCGCATCATATTTTTATGATCGGCACCGCGAAACGAGTAGATACTTTGGGCGTCATCCCCGACAGCCATCACATTATTATGAACGCTGCTGAAGAGTTGCGTGAGTTCGGCCTGGAGAGCATTTGTATCCTGGTATTCGTCTACCAAAACGTGTTTGTGCTGTGCCGCCACTTTCTTCCGAACCTCCGGCTGGTCACGCAGTAGATCCCGTGTTTTGACCAACAGGTCGTCGAAATCCATCACGAAATTTTGTTCTTTGTAGGCAGCATATTTATCAGCAAGCAGTTCGATGGTTTCAGTATAATTCACAAACTGCGGGTACTGCTCTTCAATTACATCGCGGACAGTCATCTGCTTGTTGACCGATGTACTGAAAATATTATAGAGCGTAGATTTCTTGGGAAACCTTTTTTTCTTCGTGGGAATATCCATCTGGCTTCGGACCAGGTTCACGGTGTCCATCGCATCACCGGCATCGATAATGGTAAACTGCTCTGGATAGCCGATTTTCTCTGCATAGCGATGAAGAATCTTGCTGCAGTAATGGTGAAACGTCCCTCCTTCCACACGCTGACACCGTTCGTCCAAAATCTGGCTGGCACGACGAAGCATCTCGCTGGCGGCACGACGTGTAAAAGTGAGAAGCAAAATCTGTGTCGGGTCCACCCCGCTTTCCACAAGACGTGCCACCCGGTAGACCAGCGTTCGGGTCTTTCCGGTTCCCGCCCCGGCCACAATGAGCGCCGAACCCTCATCAAACATGACCGCCTCCAATTGCGCCTCGTTGAGAAGGTCCCCATACTGAATGGAATACTCCGCGGGGGTGATATCTTCTTGGGACAGGACAAATTTCTTCATGCCTTAAACTACAGAATTTTGTATATATGTAAAAAGTATGGAAGATCTATTTTATTACCTCATTCAATAGTACTTGAATTACAGTATCATTCATTTCATTATGAAATTTCTAAATTCATTCATTTTTAATATTTAAAAGTATGGTCGACAAAAAATCTAGTATTTCATATGAAGATTTTATTTATAAAAAAAACAGACTATATCGTTTTTTAAAAAATGGTTCAAAGGAAGTGGAGTATCTTAAATCGCAAGCAAATGATTTACTTGAAGAAGTTCGTTACATATATAAAGATGAGGGAATTTCAGATCTACAATGGGTTGTCAATGTTTCTGAATTTAGAGAGTTTTACAACGGTTTAGAGTTCAACTATGATCGTGCTAAAACGGGAGGTTATCGTATTCATGACAAACGTATTCCATATAGGAATCATATTTATAAGATGGATTATAAGTTATGGGATAGACTTTATAGAAATGGAGTTTATTCAATTTATGACTGTGAGTTAGAAATCGATGACTATCATCTAAGAAACATAGCTTACTATAATTTTTTATATCATTATTCAAACACCGGTTTATTCCAACTTAGACCGCTGGGAATATTAAGCTATCACTTTGAAAATACCTCTCAAGTTAAATCATACGATGACTGTATTAGTTTAGCCTCACGCTATTTGAATGCATACCATACACTCAAAAAGTATGAATATGATTTAAAGCATAGTAAATATTCAGATAAACTAAAGATTCGAAGAGAGCTTATTGAAGGTGCAATAAAAACATACAAATATGCATATGACCGTGCTTTTGAAGCTAAAGACAATAGACTTCAGAGTATTTTTTACTTTCATATTATGAAATCAAAAGAGTTACTCAAAAAAGAGAATATCCATTATTATATAAGCAAATCAGGTAATTATGCCCGGATTAAGAATAGATATGATTCTAAGTTTTCACAATATTTATCCGAATATATATTTGGACAAACTGATTATTTTATAAATATCTTAAAATATCTGGGTCTTAAATTATTAAGATTATTGTGTGGATATGGAGAGCGCCCTCAAAACGTAATTATTTCAGGGGCTTTAACTGTCCTTTTCTTTTCACCATTGTTTATGATTAATGGTATCAGAGTTAATGAAAAAGTTATTGATTACACTTTAGATGTTACTTCCTTTCCTACAATCAACTACGAATATCTTTCAGATATAGGTAATTCATTATATTTCAGCATGATTACTTTTACTACTCTAGGTTACGGTGACGCAAGTCCTATTGGATTAAGTAAACTATTTGCATCGTTAGAATCTTTTTTTGGGGCTATCTTTATTTCATTGTTCATTTTTACTCTTGCGAGACAAGTACAACGATAGTTTCACTAAAAATTAGTTTACTAAATAACTGCTACGATTAAATTGCTAACTCTCCTCAAACAAAGTCTCTGGAATCAATTTGGTGCAAGTATCGATATGGTTGAAAATGCCATTTCACATTACCCGGAAGAACTTTTAGAATCTAATAAACGGCTCTTCTACAACATCTATCATACCCTGATCTTCCTGGATTACTACATGACGATTCCGTCAAAAGACTTTACGTCTCCTCTTCCTTTCACACTAAAGGAACCGGAGGAGATTCCCGAAGAAGCATTGGATGATGTCATTCCTGACCGGTTCTACACCAAGACGGAATTACTGGATTATTTGCAGGTCAGCCGGGAAAAAGGCTACGAAATCATTTCGAATCTGACCGAGAAAAAAATGTCTGAACGATTCATAGAAGAGGAAGAAGGCGGCAAGGATTATCCCTTCATAGAAATCCTGATGTACAACATGAGGCATGTTCAGCATCATGCGGCGCAATTAAATCTGATCCTAAGAAATGAAATTAATGATGCTCCAAAATGGGTTCGGCGGGCAAAGTAGGTGACGAAAATCTTTTTTTTAATTACATTACTTCTTGAGAAGTTTGTTAAGGTTAAAATTATTCATCAACTCAAACTACCATGAAACGAGTAATTATCCCGCTGGTTTTACTTCTGCTGGTTTCGTGTTCAACCGTGGATAACGATACAAAAGAAGTGATCACAACAAAAAACCTGGTTTTTCAAACGGATCAATCATCGTACACCGCAGAAGTTTTAGAAAACTTTCCTCCGGCTTTCTACGGTTTTACACTGATTGCCCGATTCGAGAATAAGACAAATCAAACACTCTATCTCAATCGTTGCGATGTGGATTCGTCTCATCCAAGATATGTTTTCAAACTCCATCTAACTGAAAATCCGCAGTCGCCTGCTCACAATATCATTTTTGCATGTGCCGGCCATAATAACCCGATTACGGTCAAGTCCGGATCAGTACGAATTGATACGCTGGATGTTCGAAGTCCCCAAATGTGGGATCATGCGACAAAAGAGCCGATTGGCATTTTCGAGGGAACTTTCCAACTGGTTTACGATGTGTGGACGTGTAAAACCGGTGACAGATGTGATTTGCCAGATTCGCTATCGACCTCGAATGAATTTGAAGTGCAACTGGCTGATTGAAACATACTTTTGAGTATCAATCAAGAATTACTTCTCCCAAAAGCCAGGATTGTCTAAGGCAACTCATTGGCGTACTCTTTTATTTATCCAATATCAAAAAAGGCTATTCAACTGGTGAATCTGATGAAGAACTCACTTCTTCTTCCTTCGAATCACCATTCTCAGCTTTCAAATCCAGTTCAAACTTTTGTCCGTTTTCGTTTCTTACATAGATGGTTCGGGTTGGGAAGGCAATGTCAACGCCCATCTTTTCGAATCTTTCGTAAATCTGAAAATTGTAATCCTGCTGGATATCCATATACGTATTGAAATCCGCACTGTTGATGTAATAGCAAATCTCGAAATTCAGACTGGAATCGCCGAACGTTTTGAAGTGAGCCCGGTCAAAATCAACAATATCCTGGGTTTCTACAATTTCTT
Proteins encoded:
- a CDS encoding ATP-dependent helicase, which codes for MKKFVLSQEDITPAEYSIQYGDLLNEAQLEAVMFDEGSALIVAGAGTGKTRTLVYRVARLVESGVDPTQILLLTFTRRAASEMLRRASQILDERCQRVEGGTFHHYCSKILHRYAEKIGYPEQFTIIDAGDAMDTVNLVRSQMDIPTKKKRFPKKSTLYNIFSTSVNKQMTVRDVIEEQYPQFVNYTETIELLADKYAAYKEQNFVMDFDDLLVKTRDLLRDQPEVRKKVAAQHKHVLVDEYQDTNALQAELTQLFSSVHNNVMAVGDDAQSIYSFRGADHKNMMRYPDLFEDTKIIKLEENYRSTQRILDVANRVLKQAGEKFEKELYTINEEGDLPGLVKAANMNDQSRFITQMILNLREQGYELNDIACLFRNGRDSFDLEVMLNKKNIPYIKYGGQKFTEAAHVKDVLAHLRVMINPKDTIAWNRVLMLIDGIGPKTAEDLFSWAQTGGNPYRPDQAPNISDRYLKQLKALGDLFSQLKKLDGSVPEQLQAVVDYYEKFCKKRFDDHPKRMKDLETFVDISGTYKSLEKMIEEIALDPIEATAIDTEATEKDESPLILSTIHSSKGLEWHTVFLIQCLDGILPSGYAIEDEEQMDEEIRLLYVAVTRAKEQLFITYPALFQSRYGDYFTNPSRFIEDIEKDYLEPWLLVEESESVQKAK
- a CDS encoding potassium channel family protein codes for the protein MVDKKSSISYEDFIYKKNRLYRFLKNGSKEVEYLKSQANDLLEEVRYIYKDEGISDLQWVVNVSEFREFYNGLEFNYDRAKTGGYRIHDKRIPYRNHIYKMDYKLWDRLYRNGVYSIYDCELEIDDYHLRNIAYYNFLYHYSNTGLFQLRPLGILSYHFENTSQVKSYDDCISLASRYLNAYHTLKKYEYDLKHSKYSDKLKIRRELIEGAIKTYKYAYDRAFEAKDNRLQSIFYFHIMKSKELLKKENIHYYISKSGNYARIKNRYDSKFSQYLSEYIFGQTDYFINILKYLGLKLLRLLCGYGERPQNVIISGALTVLFFSPLFMINGIRVNEKVIDYTLDVTSFPTINYEYLSDIGNSLYFSMITFTTLGYGDASPIGLSKLFASLESFFGAIFISLFIFTLARQVQR
- a CDS encoding DinB family protein; the protein is MLTLLKQSLWNQFGASIDMVENAISHYPEELLESNKRLFYNIYHTLIFLDYYMTIPSKDFTSPLPFTLKEPEEIPEEALDDVIPDRFYTKTELLDYLQVSREKGYEIISNLTEKKMSERFIEEEEGGKDYPFIEILMYNMRHVQHHAAQLNLILRNEINDAPKWVRRAK